A genomic stretch from Coffea arabica cultivar ET-39 chromosome 10c, Coffea Arabica ET-39 HiFi, whole genome shotgun sequence includes:
- the LOC113714550 gene encoding mitogen-activated protein kinase kinase kinase 1-like, translating into MHRLPNIFITRKKSGSRMGSRDSPAAKPKPRLERRNALKNIDYELPSTSSEENSSVSSASSSSAAVATATAARTRSLDLIHPLSEKTSFRIEGNGEGEYEVIFRSLGLSGPEDFAIPTDAWEAMKVRSSSDVLPRFSRLNYNSVSSPGAGDTDGEVCAASPRVSDVISPRNEGIDFGCLSSSVASSGVSLTNPQILGIDFGCSNSSSAISCGDQIVEKIDCRLPGNVPIDVNGGSVGAAPDVVCELLYRLGDSVRITDAISSRIDEQVKLNHARDGDGNLNGNEGVEIIGRGGGGGGIKGVRPPALAPPPAMSLPVIDNGCSTWDILRSFAPEDDRVPFRFEVSDAVTSDDEGGKGYLEEEEEEVCDVVVRRTITGENGMLSGSCSFTTTSIDDDSSSTTTEPMSNISPNGRFRRIITYWEKGDLLGRGSFGSVYEGIADDGFFFAVKEVSLLDQGEEGRQSIYQLEQEIALLSQFEHENIVQYYGTDKDDSKLYIFLELVTKGSLLSLYQKYNLRDSQVSAYTRQILHGLKYLHDRNVVHRDIKCANILVDANGSVKLADFGLAKATKLNDVKSCKGTAFWMAPEVVNRKTQGYGLAADIWSLGCTVLEMLTRKYPYSRWEPMAALFRIGRGEPPDIPETLSGDAREFILKCLQVNPIARPSAAQLLDHPFVKRALPSSCLASPYHPSRRV; encoded by the exons ATGCATCGTTTACCAAATATCTTCATTACTCGTAAAAAATCCGGCAGCCGGATGGGGAGTCGGGATAGCCCAGCCGCCAAGCCGAAGCCGCGGTTGGAGCGGCGAAACGCGTTGAAGAATATAGACTATGAGCTGCCTTCAACTTCTTCGGAGGAAAATTCGTCGGTCTCTTCGGCGTCTTCATCATCGGCGGCGGTGGCGACGGCGACGGCGGCAAGAACTCGATCGCTTGATCTGATTCATCCTTTGTCGGAGAAGACCAGCTTCAGAATTGAAGGGAACGGGGAGGGTGAGTATGAGGTTATTTTCAGAAGTTTGGGCCTTTCTGGACCAGAAGATTTTGCTATTCCTACTGATGCTTGGGAGGCGATGAAGGTTCGGTCATCTTCCGATGTTCTTCCCCGTTTTTCACGGCTTAATTATAATAGTGTTAGTAGTCCTGGAGCTGGAGATACTGATGGTGAAGTTTGTGCTGCTTCGCCTAGGGTTAGTGATGTAATTAGTCCTAGAAATGAGGGGATTGATTTTGGATGTTTGAGTAGTTCTGTTGCTAGCTCTGGAGTTAGTTTAACTAATCCACAAATCCTTGGTATTGATTTCGGATGTTCAAATAGTTCTTCTGCGATTAGTTGCGGTGATCAAATTGTCGAGAAGATTGATTGTAGATTGCCGGGTAATGTGCCTATTGATGTCAATGGAGGAAGTGTTGGTGCAGCGCCTGATGTTGTGTGTGAATTATTGTATAGGTTAGGAGATAGTGTTAGAATAACTGATGCAATATCTAGCAGAATAGATGAGCAGGTTAAATTAAATCATGCTAGGGATGGTGATGGGAATCTCAATGGGAATGAGGGTGTTGAGATAATTGGTcgtggtggaggtggtggtggcaTCAAAGGTGTGAGGCCACCAGCTTTGGCACCGCCACCTGCTATGTCATTACCTGTTATTGATAATGGGTGCTCAACTTGGGATATCCTGAGGTCCTTTGCCCCAGAGGATGATAGGGTTCCATTTAGGTTTGAGGTTAGTGATGCTGTTACTTCTGATGATGAGGGTGGAAAGGGCTATctggaggaggaagaagaggagGTTTGTGATGTGGTGGTGAGGAGGACGATAACTGGAGAGAATGGCATGCTATCAGGATCATGTTCATTTACCACAACTTCGATTGACGATGATTCATCTAGCACTACTACAGAGCCTATGTCAAATATTTCGCCCAATGGGAGATTTAGACGCATTATCACGTATTGGGAGAAAGGTGATCTCTTGGGACGTGGATCGTTTGGGTCGGTCTATGAAGGGATTGCCGA TGATGGGTTCTTTTTTGCTGTAAAAGAGGTTTCTCTGCTTGATCAAGGAGAAGAGGGAAGACAAAGCATTTACCAGCTTGAACAG GAAATTGCTCTTCTGAGCCAGTTTGAACACGAAAATATAGTTCAGTACTATGGTACCGATAAG GATGACTCCAAACTCTACATTTTTCTTGAGCTGGTAACTAAGGGCTCCCTTTTAAGTTTGTATCAGAAGTATAACCTTAGGGATTCTCAGGTCTCAGCATACACAAGACAAATTCTACATGGTCTGAAGTATCTTCACGATAGAAATGTGGTTCACAG GGACATCAAGTGCGCAAATATATTAGTGGATGCTAATGGGTCTGTAAAACTTGCTGATTTTGGACTTGCAAAG GCCACTAAGCTGAATGATGTCAAATCTTGCAAGGGAACTGCATTCTGGATGGCTCCTGAG GTTGTTAATAGGAAGACCCAGGGGTATGGTCTTGCAGCAGACATATGGAGCCTTGGTTGCACAGTCTTAGAGATGTTGACACGCAAGTATCCATACTCGCGTTGGGAACCT ATGGCGGCACTATTTAGGATTGGGAGGGGTGAACCACCAGATATTCCCGAAACTCTTTCTGGAGATGCACGCGAGTTTATCCTCAAATGTCTTCAAGTTAACCCAATTGCTCGCCCTTCTGCTGCTCAGCTGTTGGACCATCCATTTGTTAAGCGTGCACTTCCCTCATCTTGCTTAGCATCACCATACCATCCTAGCAGGCGGGTTTGA